One Trueperaceae bacterium DNA segment encodes these proteins:
- a CDS encoding DUF1043 family protein: protein MSPWAWTVGAFVLGGAAGWLLANLSRRRDPSEQRLRKMQSTLDRFQGDVAQHFQESGELITRLRSDVELLYHHLEKGAASLTTEDAAQSRLRELEDTAHGSSAPGNHGRH, encoded by the coding sequence ATGAGCCCGTGGGCGTGGACGGTCGGCGCGTTCGTCTTAGGCGGCGCGGCGGGTTGGCTCCTGGCCAACCTGTCGCGGCGCCGCGACCCGAGCGAGCAGCGGTTGCGGAAGATGCAGTCGACGCTCGACCGCTTCCAGGGGGACGTGGCCCAGCACTTCCAGGAGTCGGGCGAGCTGATAACGCGCCTGCGGTCGGACGTGGAACTGCTCTACCACCACCTCGAGAAGGGGGCGGCGAGCCTCACCACCGAGGACGCCGCCCAGTCGCGCCTGAGGGAACTCGAGGACACGGCGCACGGCTCGTCGGCTCCCGGCAACCACGGGCGCCACTGA